One part of the Harpia harpyja isolate bHarHar1 unplaced genomic scaffold, bHarHar1 primary haplotype scaffold_420, whole genome shotgun sequence genome encodes these proteins:
- the LOC128138409 gene encoding translation initiation factor IF-2-like codes for MRRSGGGGGGRTGAAPRGGAAMMADGRRPGESGGSEDGAFEEEEEEEEEEEEEEEEEEEGASTGVSALPEEEDESEATSVSSGESGPPHPPPPTAAQVPGPATAPVGGGTAAVTVAVTGRHGRRRRRRRGGGRGTGEGAAPGGAGRRGGGMGGRLAPPVPRVRPRLRHLAGAEGSPQLPRAQAAPGTPRGRGGGGGGGRPPLPRRPARRRRRPPAPRPPAVALPLHLRRVRAGFRGAGGAGGSPLRARAAAAAQPPAPPPPPAPPLPPRSGGRPPPPPAPPPTAAPSAPEPSASWPTCTSTTCCTPAGSCEAGGGGAAERDPPPPTPHPASGSPPPTPGSPRPGGAEGNKDGVLAWIGGGAASLARDGGGERGGGGGAVTSGVGGDVIGRGDDVIGREAS; via the exons GGGAGTCGGGCGGGAGCGAGGACGGCGCcttcgaggaggaggaggaggaagaggaggaggaggaggaggaggaggaggaggaggaagagggggccTCCACCG gcGTCTCGGCGCtgccggaggaggaggacgagTCCGAAGCCACGTCGGTGTCGTCGGGGGAGagcggccccccccacccccccccgccaacgGCTGCGCAG gttCCCGGACCCGCGACCGCGCCCGTCGGGGGAGGAACCGCGGCCGTTACCGTCGCCGTTACCGGACGCcacgggaggaggaggaggaggaggcggggggggggacgggggacgggggagggggcagccccggggggggcggggcggcggggcggggggatgGGTGGCCGATTGGCCCCACCAGTGCCCCGAGTGCGGCCGAGGCTTCGGCACCTCGCGGGCGCTGAAGGTTCACCGCAGCTACCACGGGCGCAAGCGgccccagggaccccccgggggcggggcgggggggggggagggggccggccgcccctcccccgccgccccgcccgccgccgtcgccgcccccccgccccccgcccccccgccgtcGCCCTTCCATTACATCTGCGCCGAGTGCGGGCTGGGTTTCGGGGCGccggcggcgctgggggctcaCCGCTGCGAgcacgggcggcggcggcggcgcagccccccgccccccctcccccgccggcgccgcccctccccccccgcagcggcggccgcccccccccgccccccgcccccccccctacCGCTGCACCGAGTGCGCCGGAGCCTTCGGCCTCGTGGCCGACCTGCACGAGCACTACATGCTGCACGCCCGCGGGGAGCTGTGAGGCGGGTGGGGGAGGGGCGGCCGAACGcgacccccctccccccaccccccaccccgcgtCGGggtccccaccccccaccccggggagcCCCCGCCCGGGCGGGGCGGAGGGGAATAAAGACGGTGTGTT AGCgtggattggggggggggcggcatcATTGGCTCGGGAtggcggcggcgagcggggcggcggcggcggggccgtgaCGTCAGGGGTGGGCGGTGATGTCATCGGTCGGGGGGATGACGTCATTGGGAGGGAGGCGTCGTAG